The genome window GTGGGGCATGTACCTCGACGATCTGTCCTGCTGCGGACAGGAGTGCGTATGCTGACCGACCGAGCCGAAGCCCCGGCGCCCGTGACCCCGAAGCTGACGCCGGAGCCGACTCCGAGGCTGACTCCGGAGCTGACTCCAGAGCCGACTCCGCAGCTGACTCCAGAGTCGACTCCGCAGCGCAGGCGACTGCCGCCGGTGCTGCGTCGGGCGATGCGTATCGAGTGGGCCGGCCAAACGGCCGCGAGCCTGTGCTGGATCGCCAGCGTGTTCGCGTACGGGATCAACTCCCGCGGCGACTGGCTTCAGCTCTGCGCCGCCTCCGCCTGGCTACTCGCCAACACCGTCGCGCTCGCGAAGGCCAAGGGCGACTGAGCCCCCCGCAACGGTCTGGTTTCGTTCGTCCGCGATCCCTACTTCTCCTGGTAGCGGAGGTGCGCGATGAACGGAAACAGACAGGCGCCGGGGCGGGTGGAGCGGCACGAGGGGATCATCACGGTGCGGGGCGGCGGACGGCACCGGGCGTGGAACGGGATCGAGTACAAGACGGGGATGTGGGCGGAGAACGTCGGCTCGGGCGCGCTCTCCATGAACGTGGCGATGATCCCGCCGGGCGGCGTCGCCAGGGCGCACATCCATGTGGATTTCGAAGTGATGCTCTACATCCTCGAGGGACGCGTCCGGCACGAGTTCGGGCCGCGGCTGGAGAAGACGCTCGATAACGAGGCGGGCGACTTCATCTTCATCGAACCCGGCGTCCCCCACGAGGTGTTCAACCTCAGCGACACCGAGCCGGTCGTCGCCGTCGTCGCGCGCTCCGACGCCCAGGAGTGGGAAAACATCGTCGACTTCGAACGCCCCCCGCCCGGTTAGGCGCCTCGTTCCAAATCTCGAAATATGAGCATCGAATGTTCATATTTCACAAATGATCGCTCGCCCCGGGCGCCTCAGTAACCGAGTGATGCGGTCTCCCGTCTCACGTCCCCGGCGGCGGTCATGACGCCGGTGGCCGGGTCGCGCCAGGTCACGGTGGGAGCGCCGGCGCGCCAGTTCCACAGGCCCCACGAGCGCACGTCGTGGCCCATGGCGCGCAGCGCTTCGGCCGTCTCCGCCGGGATCCGGTCCTCCATGTAGAGGACGGCGGGATTCCGGTTCACCTCGCTCCCGGTGGCCGGGAAGTTGTAGCTGCCGAAACGGGGCTGGTCCAAGGCCTGCTCGGGGGACATGCCCCACACCACGACGTTCAGGAAGATCTGCAGGAGGCACTGCATCTGCTGGTCGCCGCCGGGGGTGGAAAGTCCCATGAACGGCTCGCCATCCTTCATCACCAGGAGGGGCGAGTTCGTGTTCCGCGG of Candidatus Palauibacter australiensis contains these proteins:
- a CDS encoding cupin domain-containing protein encodes the protein MNGNRQAPGRVERHEGIITVRGGGRHRAWNGIEYKTGMWAENVGSGALSMNVAMIPPGGVARAHIHVDFEVMLYILEGRVRHEFGPRLEKTLDNEAGDFIFIEPGVPHEVFNLSDTEPVVAVVARSDAQEWENIVDFERPPPG